Below is a window of Paramagnetospirillum magneticum AMB-1 DNA.
CAATGGTCAATCCCTAGCCCCCATATGGAAATATTGGGCTGCCGCCCAAGCCCAATAAACCTCAATCCTCCCTCCCCTCGCCCTGCCCGGCCCGGATATAGATGGGCGAATAGGCGGCGCCGTCCTGGCGCAGCACCAGCTTGCCCTGCTTGGCCAGTTCCAGCGCGGCGACGAAGGTCGAAGCCATGGCGGATTTCATCTTCAAGGTGTCCCCCTCGATGGCGGGCAGGTAGGCCATCAGCACCGACCAGTCGGGTAGAGCGCCGATGCCCAGCATGCTCTCCAACCGCGCCAGGGCGTTCTCCACCGACCACAGGTCGGGGGCTTCCACCGTCAGGGTGCGCACCGAGTTGCGCACCACATGGTCGGCATAGGCCTTCAGCAGATCATAGAGATCGAGATCGAAGATGGAGCGGTTGACCACCTCGATATCCTCGGGCGCCCCCCGGGCGAAGACATCACGATTGAGCAGACGCCGGCCGAACAGGGCCGCGCCGGATTTCTGCATGGCCTCCAGCCGTTGCAGCCGGAACGCCAGGGCGGCGGCCATCTCGGCCGGGGACAATTCCTCGCCCGGCTCGGGTTCCGGTTCGGGCAGCAGCAGGCGGCTCTTGAGATAGGCCAGCCATGCCGCCATCACCAGGTATTCGGCGGCGAGATCGATCTGATCCCGCCCAACCTTCTGAACAAATTCAAGATATTGGTCGGCGAGCTTCAGAATCGAGATCTTGGCCAGATCCACCTTCTGGTCGCGGGCCAGTTGCAGCAGAACGTCCAGCGGGCCTTCCCAGCCGTCCAGATCGAGCAACAAACGCTCGGCCGGGGCGCGGCCCGGCCGGGATTCCTCCTCGAAGGCAAAGGGCAGAGCCCCACTCACGGACCCAATGCCCTGACCAGCGCGTTGCCGATGGTATCCACCGGCCCCTGGACCAGCCAGCGGAACACGTCCAGGTCGACGCCGATCCGAGACCCCAGCAGGGGGAACAGGAACAGGGCGGCGATGAGGATCAGCATCCCCGCCTTCTCCAGGCGGGCCAAACGCCAGGCCAGCGGCCGGGGCAGGATTCCCACCGCCACCCTGCCCCCGTCCAGGGGCGGGATGGGGATCATGTTGAATACCGCCAGCAGCAGGTTGAAGAAGATGGCGTTTTCCAGATTGAGGAAAAACCAGCCCCGAATCGCCTCGGGCATCACCGGGACCAGATGCACCGCCAAAATGGCCAGGATGGCGAGGCCCATGTTCATGGCCGGGCCGGCGGCGGCAACGATCACCATGTCGCGGCGGGGATGGCGCAGGCGGCTGAAATTGACCGGGACCGGCTTGGCCCAGCCGAACATCACGCCGCCCAGGGCCAGCAGCAGGCCGGGCAGGATGATGGTGCCGAAGGGATCGATGTGACGCAGGGGATTGAGCGAGATGCGGCCCATCCGGTAGGCGGTATCGTCGCCACAGGCATGGGCGGCATAGCCATGGGCCGCCTCGTGCAGGGTCACGGCGAAGATCAGCGGAATCGCCCAGATGGTGATGCCGAACAGCAGCCCACCCAGCTCTCCCATCACGAGGAGAGCCCGAGCAGAGCCTTGACCCGTTCCTCGGCCGCCCGGCGGTCAAAGGGCACGCGTTGCCGCTTTTGCGCCAGACCGTGGGCCACCCGCACTTCGGCGGCGGCGCTCAGGGGCCGCAATTCCCTGGCGATGGCGGTCATCTCGGCCATGAGGCCGTTGCAGTGAAGCACCACGTCACACCCAGCCTCCAGACTGGCGCGGGTGCGGTCCTCGAAAGAACCGCCCAGCGCCTTCATGGACAGATCGTCGGAAATCAGCAGGCCATCGAAACCGATGGCGCCCCGGATCACCTTGTCGATCACCACCCTGGAGGTAGTGGCGGGATGGGCGGCGTCAAGGGCGGTATAGACCACATGGGCGGTCATGGCCCAGGGTGCATGGCGGAAAGCATGGAACGGCGGGAAATCCTGGATCTCCAGCTCGGCCAGCGGCGTGTCCACCACCGGCAGGTCGAGATGGCTGTCCACCATGGCGCGGCCGTGGCCGGGAATGTGCTTGATCACCGGCAGCACGCCCTCGTCCAGCAATCCGTCGATCACCGCGCCCGCCAGAGAGATCACCGAATCGGCGGTGCGGCCATAGGCGCGATCGCCGATGACGTCGTGGGCACCGGGAATGGGCACGTCCAGCACCGGGGCGCAATCCACGTCGATGCCCAGATCGGCCAGCTCGGCGCCGATCAGGCGGAAATTCAAGTGCAAGGCCTCCCTGGCCGCCTCCGGATCGCGGGCCGCCAGGGCGGCGAAGGGCTCGCCGGGCGGTGCGCTGCGCCAGTGCGGTGGCCGCAGGCGCTGCACCCTGCCCCCTTCCTGATCGATCAGCACCGGCGCATCGGCACGGCCCACGCTGTCGCGCAAGCTTTGCACCAGGGCCTTGACCTGGTCTGGATTGTCCACGTTGCGGGCGAACAGGATGAATCCCAGCGGATCGGTGCGCTGGAAGAAATCACGCTCGGCTTCGGTCAGGACCAGACCGGAACAGCCGAAGATGGCGGCGGCGGGGGGAGTCTTAGCGGCGGGCAACGATGCACCCCTGGGATCGGGCGGTGAGTTCGGCGCAAAGCTGGCGGGCGGCCTGCTCGGACAGGGGCGCGGCGCGCACCCGCCAGAAGGTCCCCTTGCCCGGCAGCTCGACACGGACGATATCGGATTTGAGGGCGCCAAGCAGATCGGCATTGGCCTTCTGGATGCGGGCCCATTCCTTGTCGGCCTGATCGGCGGCGCGCACGGCGCCCAGCTGCACCACGAATTCCCCCGAGGCCGGAGCCTTGGCGCTGACGGCCGGGGCCGGTGCGGGCGGCGGCGGCGGCGCCGGACGCGGCGCCTGGGCCACCACGGCGGGGGCCATGTGCTCGGGCTGGGCGGCAGGGGCCGGAGCCCGCTCCTGCACCGGCTGATAGGCCGGGGGAAGCGGTGCGACGGCGGGGGGAATGGGCGAGGCCTCCATGGGCTGGGCCGCCACCTTGGCGGCGGGAGCGGTCTTGGGGGCCGGCGGCTCGCCCGGCTTGGGCGGAATGGGGGCTGGACGCTGGGCGACGGCAGGCGGCGGCTCGGCCGACAGCGGCGGCACGGAAATGGTCTTGGGCGGCGCCTTGGCGGCCTCGGGCTTGGGCAGCAGACGTTCCACCTTGGGCTCGTTCTCGCCGGCGGAATCCATGCGCTCGTAGACCAGCTTGTCCTGGTTGGGCACCTGCATGCCGCCGCGATCATCGGGGCGGGTCTTGATGGGGCGATCATCGGCCTTGATCACCGGCACGCCCAGCCCGGCGCCCTTGCGGCCACCGACAAAATGCAGACCGGCGGCGACGATGGCCCCCACGGCGATGACCGCGCCGCCGATCAGCACCCAGCTGCGCAGGCGATGCCCGGCCCGGGCCTGATGGGAATCGGCATCGGCGTCATTATAGCGCTCGGGAATGATATCCAGCAGGTCACGCTCGTAATCGTCGCCAGGGCTTTTGGCCATATCAGCGCGTCTCCCCTTATCAACGCATCTCTTCGACCGGGGCGACACCGAAGATGCCAAGCCCCGAGGCGATCACCCCCACCACCGCGCGCAGCAGGCCCAGGCGGGCCAAGGACAGCTCGCGGTCGTCCTCGATCAGGAACCGCAGGCTGGTGTCGTCCTTGCCCTTGTTCCACAGCCCATGGAAGGCGGCGGCCAAGTCGTAAAGGTAGAACGCCACGCGATGCGGCTCGTGGGCCTCGGCCGCGCTTTCCACCAGGCGCGGCCAACCGGCCAACAGCCTGATCAAACCAAGCTCGGCCGGGTCGGTCAAGTGTGCCAGAACCTCGACGCCGGGGACCGGGCCCACGGCGTCCGGCCACATGCCGGCGGCGTGGCGCATCACCGAGTGACAGCGGGCATGGGCGTACTGGACGTAGAACACCGGATTATCGCGGCTCTGCTCCAGCACCTTGTCCAGATCGAAATCCAGATGGGCGTCGTTCTTGCGGGTCAGCATGATGAAGCGGACCACGTCCTTGCCCACCGCCTCCACCAGGTCGCGCAGCGTGACGAAGGTACCGGCCCGCTTGCTCATCTTGTAGGGCTGGCCGCCCTTCAAGAGGTTGACCATCTGGCAGAGCTTGACGTCGAGATCGCCGCCGCCCTCGCTCACCGCCTTGACCGCCGCCTGCATGCGCTTGACGTAGCCGCCGTGATCGGCGCCCCACACGTCGATCATCGCGCCGAAGCCGCGTCGGTATTTGTCCAGGTGATAGGCGATGTCCGAGGCGAAATAGGTCCACGAGCCGTCCGACTTTTTCAGCGGACGGTCGACGTCGTCGCCGAACTCGGTGGCCTTGAACAGGGTTTGCGGCCGCGCCTCCCAATCGTCAGGCAGCTTGCCCTTGGGGGGCTCCAGCACGCCTTCGTAGATCAGGCCCTTGGCGGTCAGATAGTCCAGGGCGTCCTGAACCTTGCCGGCCTCCACCAGCCCGCGCTCGGAGACGAACACGTCGTGGCGCACGCCCAGCCCAGCCAGATCACCCTTGATCATGTCCAGCATGGCGTCGACGGCAAAGCCGCGCAGCTCGGGCAGCCACTCTTCCTCGGGCTTGTCCTTCAGCGCAGGGCCATGCTTCTTGGCCAGGGCCTCACCGGCGGGCTTGAGGTATTCGCCGGGATACAGGCCTTCGGGGATCTCGCCGATTTCCTCGCCCAGGGCTTCCCGGTAGCGCAGGAAGGCCGAGCGGGCCAGGACGTCCACCTGGGAGCCGGCGTCGTTGACATAGTACTCGCGGGTCACGTCATAGCCGGCCTTGACCAGCAGCGAGGCCAGGGCATCGCCGAACACCGCGCCGCGGGCGTGGCCGATATGCATGGGACCGGTGGGGTTGGCCGAGACGTATTCCACGTTGACCTTGTGGCCCCGGCCCAGGTCCGACTGGCCATAGGCGGTTCCGGCGGCGAGAACCTCGGCCAGACGCTCGAACCAGAAGGAATCGGCGAGACGCAGGTTGATGAAGCCGGGACCGGCCACCTCCACTCCGGTCACCGCCGGATGGGCGCGCAAAACCTCGGCGATCTTCTCGGCCAGATCGCGGGGCTTCATGCCCGCCGCCTTGGTCAGCACCATGGCGGCATTGGTGGCCACGTCGCCGTGGCTGACCTCTCGCGGCGGCTCGGCCGTCACCTTGGAGGTGTCGAGGCCGGGAACGATCGCTTCGACCGACTTGATAATTTCTTCGCGGAAGTATTTGAACAGGTTCATTTTTCTCAAGGCTTCTCTTGCAGGTCGAACAGCCGGCGGTGCTCGTCGAGGGCAAAACGATCAGTCATGCCGGCAATGTAATCGGCCACCACGCGGGCGGTCTTGGCGGTGCCTTTGCCGTCGGCCAGACGCCGCCATTCGGGCGGCAGGCATTCGGGCTCGGCGAACAGCAGACGGAACAGGTCCTTCACCACGCGCCGCCCCTTGCTGGTCATGCGGTTGACGCTGAAGTGGCGGTACATGTTGGCGAACAGGAACTGGCGCAGCGCCGAATCATTGGCACGCATCTCGTCGGAAAAGGCGGCCAGCGGGCGGCCGAGGCCACGCACGTCGTCGGCGCTCCGCGGCTTGAACTCGGCGACGCGGCGCCGTGTCTCCGAGGTCAGATCCAGGATCATGATGCCGATCATGCGGCGCACCACTTCGTGGATGTGAAGCGAAGGCTCGGCATCCGGGTACTGGCGGGTCACCTTGTGGAACAGCGGCCCGACCAGGGGCACATCGGCCAGATCCTTGATGGTGAACAGCCCGGCCCTCAGGCCGTCGTCAATGTCATGATTATTATAGGCGATATCATCGGACAGGGCCGCCACCTGGGCCTCCATGCCGGCGAAGCTGTCCAGGCGCAGGTCGTGGAGCTGGGCATATTCGGCGATGGCGCCGGGCAGCACCCGGTCGGGCTTGACCGCCAGGGGGCCGGTCAGCGGGCCGTTATGCTTGACCAGACCCTCCAGGGTCTCCCAGGTGAGGTTCAGCCCCTCGAACTCCACATAGCGGCGTTCCAGCTTGGTGACGATGCGCAAGGACTGGGCGTTGTGGTCAAAGCCACCGTATTCCGCCAGCACCTCCTGCAGCGCATCCTCGCCCGCATGGCCGAAGGGCGTGTGCCCCAGATCGTGGGCCAGGGCCAGGGCCTCGGCCAGATCCTCGTCCAGGGCCAGCACGCGGGCGATGGAGCGCGCGATCTGCGACACTTCCAGGGAATGGGTCAGCCTTGTGCGGAAATTGTCGCCCTCGTGGTAAACGAAGACCTGCGTCTTGTACTGCAGGCGGCGGAAGGCGGCGGAATGGATGATGCGGTCCCGGTCACGCTGGAACGGCGAGCGGGTCGGGCTGTCCGCCTCCTGGTGCAGGCGGCCGCGCGATTCCTCGGGCCGGCAGGCATAGGGGGCCAGGGTATGGAAGCGGGACTCGGTCATGTCCGGGACACTAGCGCCCAAGCACGGTGAACGCAACTATCCCCCGGCCAGTTCACAACGGTTACGCCCCAAATCCTTGGCCCGGTACAAGGCGGCATCGGCGCGGCGGATGGCCGCCTCCATGTCCTCGTCGGCCGCCAGAGCGGCGATGCCGACACTGAGCGTCATGGGAAACGGCAATTTTCCCTCCGAATCCAGCCCGGCGCCTTCGGCGGAAAAAGCGGCGCGCAGGCGCTCCGCCACCCCCATGGCCTCCATAAGGGAGCTGCTGGGCAGCAGTGCCAGAAACTCCTCGCCGCCAAAGCGACAGAACAAATCCTCGGCCCTCAGGATACGTCCCGCCAGGGTGGCGAACAGCACCAGCACCTCGTCACCGCCCCCATGGCCCAGGCAGTCGTTGATCTGCTTGAAATGATCCATGTCGATCATCAGCAGCGACAACGGGCTGGCCGTGCGCCGGGCCCGCACGATCTCTCTCTCCCCCAGGGAGGCGAAGGCCCGCCGGTTCAGCGCCCCGGTCAGCGGATCGCGGCTGGCCTGTTCGTTCAAATCCGCCTGCAGCCGCTCGCTGGCCATCAGCACCATGCACAGCGTCACCGAGATGGTGACGCACAGCCACCACATGCTGGCGACCACCGTCATGCCGTAGGACATCTTGCCGGCCATGAATTCGAGATCGAAGCCGATGGAGAGCCCGCGCACCAGGAAGAACAGCGCATTGGCGAAATAGACCCACCCGGCCAGACGCATGGCCAGACGATGGGGCGGCGTGCGCCACAGCAATTCCCGGGCGATGGCCGCGGAAATCGCCATCACCAGGGCTGAGTTGAAGGTGGCGCGCAGGTGCAGCGATCCGGCCAGATGACTCCCGACGATCATCACCACGGCCGCGCCGCCGAGCCCGAGATAGAACCGGGACGTCAGCCCCGGGCGCCCGAGAAAGCGGCGAAACCCGTCCCAGACCAGGCAGAACCCCGCCACCACCAGCCCGTGGGCCAGGGACAGGGACCAGCCCTCGGGCATTCCCGCCCCGGTTCCCGCCACGGCGAAGCTTGCCGCCCCGATCACGCTGGCCCAGGCCCAATACCCCAGCCCGGCCAGGCCCGGATGCAGGATGTACAAGACGATTCGGGCAATGGCGCAGCACGCCGTCGCCACGGCGACCGCCACCAGCATGGTATGCAGATCAAGGATCAAGACGGGGTCCTTCCCCAGGTTGGAACCCTTCAACTGTGAGAGACTATAAGCCCAGGCTCATATATGCAACCGACGAACCATGACTTGAATTCGGCATTGGAATACCTAAATTGCGGGAAGGGTGCTTCCCTCCGGGGTGGGCCAAGTGCTACCCTTCGAACAATTCCAATCCTTGCCGCAGAGGACATGATGGCCGAGGCTGAACACAATTACGCTGCCCGCGTCAGCGTCACCGAAAGCGCCGCCGAGCGCGTGCAAACCCTGATCAAGATGGAGGGCAAGCCCAACATGATGCTCCGCCTCGGCGTGTCGGGCGGCGGC
It encodes the following:
- a CDS encoding segregation and condensation protein A gives rise to the protein MSGALPFAFEEESRPGRAPAERLLLDLDGWEGPLDVLLQLARDQKVDLAKISILKLADQYLEFVQKVGRDQIDLAAEYLVMAAWLAYLKSRLLLPEPEPEPGEELSPAEMAAALAFRLQRLEAMQKSGAALFGRRLLNRDVFARGAPEDIEVVNRSIFDLDLYDLLKAYADHVVRNSVRTLTVEAPDLWSVENALARLESMLGIGALPDWSVLMAYLPAIEGDTLKMKSAMASTFVAALELAKQGKLVLRQDGAAYSPIYIRAGQGEGRED
- a CDS encoding site-2 protease family protein; the protein is MGELGGLLFGITIWAIPLIFAVTLHEAAHGYAAHACGDDTAYRMGRISLNPLRHIDPFGTIILPGLLLALGGVMFGWAKPVPVNFSRLRHPRRDMVIVAAAGPAMNMGLAILAILAVHLVPVMPEAIRGWFFLNLENAIFFNLLLAVFNMIPIPPLDGGRVAVGILPRPLAWRLARLEKAGMLILIAALFLFPLLGSRIGVDLDVFRWLVQGPVDTIGNALVRALGP
- the nagZ gene encoding beta-N-acetylhexosaminidase; the encoded protein is MPAAKTPPAAAIFGCSGLVLTEAERDFFQRTDPLGFILFARNVDNPDQVKALVQSLRDSVGRADAPVLIDQEGGRVQRLRPPHWRSAPPGEPFAALAARDPEAAREALHLNFRLIGAELADLGIDVDCAPVLDVPIPGAHDVIGDRAYGRTADSVISLAGAVIDGLLDEGVLPVIKHIPGHGRAMVDSHLDLPVVDTPLAELEIQDFPPFHAFRHAPWAMTAHVVYTALDAAHPATTSRVVIDKVIRGAIGFDGLLISDDLSMKALGGSFEDRTRASLEAGCDVVLHCNGLMAEMTAIARELRPLSAAAEVRVAHGLAQKRQRVPFDRRAAEERVKALLGLSS
- a CDS encoding SPOR domain-containing protein; its protein translation is MAKSPGDDYERDLLDIIPERYNDADADSHQARAGHRLRSWVLIGGAVIAVGAIVAAGLHFVGGRKGAGLGVPVIKADDRPIKTRPDDRGGMQVPNQDKLVYERMDSAGENEPKVERLLPKPEAAKAPPKTISVPPLSAEPPPAVAQRPAPIPPKPGEPPAPKTAPAAKVAAQPMEASPIPPAVAPLPPAYQPVQERAPAPAAQPEHMAPAVVAQAPRPAPPPPPAPAPAVSAKAPASGEFVVQLGAVRAADQADKEWARIQKANADLLGALKSDIVRVELPGKGTFWRVRAAPLSEQAARQLCAELTARSQGCIVARR
- the argS gene encoding arginine--tRNA ligase — its product is MNLFKYFREEIIKSVEAIVPGLDTSKVTAEPPREVSHGDVATNAAMVLTKAAGMKPRDLAEKIAEVLRAHPAVTGVEVAGPGFINLRLADSFWFERLAEVLAAGTAYGQSDLGRGHKVNVEYVSANPTGPMHIGHARGAVFGDALASLLVKAGYDVTREYYVNDAGSQVDVLARSAFLRYREALGEEIGEIPEGLYPGEYLKPAGEALAKKHGPALKDKPEEEWLPELRGFAVDAMLDMIKGDLAGLGVRHDVFVSERGLVEAGKVQDALDYLTAKGLIYEGVLEPPKGKLPDDWEARPQTLFKATEFGDDVDRPLKKSDGSWTYFASDIAYHLDKYRRGFGAMIDVWGADHGGYVKRMQAAVKAVSEGGGDLDVKLCQMVNLLKGGQPYKMSKRAGTFVTLRDLVEAVGKDVVRFIMLTRKNDAHLDFDLDKVLEQSRDNPVFYVQYAHARCHSVMRHAAGMWPDAVGPVPGVEVLAHLTDPAELGLIRLLAGWPRLVESAAEAHEPHRVAFYLYDLAAAFHGLWNKGKDDTSLRFLIEDDRELSLARLGLLRAVVGVIASGLGIFGVAPVEEMR
- a CDS encoding deoxyguanosinetriphosphate triphosphohydrolase, which translates into the protein MTESRFHTLAPYACRPEESRGRLHQEADSPTRSPFQRDRDRIIHSAAFRRLQYKTQVFVYHEGDNFRTRLTHSLEVSQIARSIARVLALDEDLAEALALAHDLGHTPFGHAGEDALQEVLAEYGGFDHNAQSLRIVTKLERRYVEFEGLNLTWETLEGLVKHNGPLTGPLAVKPDRVLPGAIAEYAQLHDLRLDSFAGMEAQVAALSDDIAYNNHDIDDGLRAGLFTIKDLADVPLVGPLFHKVTRQYPDAEPSLHIHEVVRRMIGIMILDLTSETRRRVAEFKPRSADDVRGLGRPLAAFSDEMRANDSALRQFLFANMYRHFSVNRMTSKGRRVVKDLFRLLFAEPECLPPEWRRLADGKGTAKTARVVADYIAGMTDRFALDEHRRLFDLQEKP
- a CDS encoding GGDEF domain-containing protein gives rise to the protein MILDLHTMLVAVAVATACCAIARIVLYILHPGLAGLGYWAWASVIGAASFAVAGTGAGMPEGWSLSLAHGLVVAGFCLVWDGFRRFLGRPGLTSRFYLGLGGAAVVMIVGSHLAGSLHLRATFNSALVMAISAAIARELLWRTPPHRLAMRLAGWVYFANALFFLVRGLSIGFDLEFMAGKMSYGMTVVASMWWLCVTISVTLCMVLMASERLQADLNEQASRDPLTGALNRRAFASLGEREIVRARRTASPLSLLMIDMDHFKQINDCLGHGGGDEVLVLFATLAGRILRAEDLFCRFGGEEFLALLPSSSLMEAMGVAERLRAAFSAEGAGLDSEGKLPFPMTLSVGIAALAADEDMEAAIRRADAALYRAKDLGRNRCELAGG